One stretch of Thermoplasmata archaeon DNA includes these proteins:
- the lonB gene encoding ATP-dependent protease LonB — translation MAEGDAVSGREPLKPIEEWVREQPFLTTAEIEIPPKLVDQVIGQDAAVEVIQKAAAQKRHVMLIGEPGTGKSMLARAMAEILPREELQDILVFHNPEDPNNPRVRAVPAGKGKEIVAAHKLEALKKKSERNQFLTMILAFVVIVAAVLSITPDGRGGVAINPMVLFFGIIAAAMLLMAFRWMGQKQENALIPKLLISHSPDDSPPFVDATGAHAGALLGDVRHDPFQSGGLETPAHERVEAGAIHRAHKGVLFIDEINILKLESQQSLLTALQEKEFSIVGQSERSSGAMVRTEPVPCDFVLVAAGNLDAVEGMHPALRSRIRGYGYEIYMKNSMEDTHENREKLVRFIAQEVAKDKKIPHFDKSAVTVVLHEAQRRAGTRGHLTLRLRELGGLVRVAGDIARERKAPLVTAEHVLAAKRIARTLEQQVADQLVEKKKEYKNYLTEGAEIGRVNGLGVLGGESGVSEHAGVVLPIVAEMTPARSRSQGEIIATGKLGEIAKEAVQNVSAIIKKYTGEDISNHDVHIQFIGTYEGVEGDSASISVATAVISAMEEVPVSQNVAMTGSLSVRGQVLPVGAITAKCEAAAEAGMKRVLIPAANARDVLLEDKYKDKIEVVLVEDIIDVLKNALAPGPKRDRLIEKLSAITPKPSTSPTKPPTGLPAPQG, via the coding sequence ATGGCCGAAGGCGATGCTGTATCGGGGAGGGAGCCCCTGAAGCCAATCGAGGAATGGGTGAGGGAGCAGCCCTTCCTGACCACCGCAGAAATCGAGATTCCGCCGAAGCTCGTGGACCAGGTCATAGGACAGGACGCCGCAGTCGAGGTCATCCAGAAGGCGGCGGCACAAAAGAGGCACGTGATGCTGATAGGCGAGCCGGGGACCGGCAAGTCCATGCTCGCCCGCGCCATGGCCGAGATTCTTCCAAGGGAGGAGCTGCAGGACATCCTCGTTTTCCACAACCCCGAGGACCCCAACAACCCGAGGGTAAGGGCTGTGCCCGCGGGCAAGGGCAAGGAGATCGTCGCCGCCCACAAGCTCGAGGCGCTCAAGAAGAAGAGCGAGAGGAACCAGTTCCTGACAATGATACTTGCATTCGTGGTCATAGTGGCGGCTGTGCTCTCCATAACGCCCGATGGGCGCGGAGGCGTCGCGATCAACCCGATGGTTCTCTTCTTCGGAATCATAGCCGCGGCAATGCTCCTGATGGCCTTCAGGTGGATGGGCCAGAAGCAGGAGAACGCCCTGATTCCCAAGCTGCTGATATCCCACTCCCCCGATGACAGCCCTCCATTCGTGGACGCCACCGGTGCCCATGCCGGCGCGCTGCTCGGCGACGTCAGGCACGACCCGTTCCAGTCCGGCGGGCTTGAGACCCCCGCCCACGAGAGAGTCGAGGCCGGAGCTATACACAGGGCACACAAGGGCGTCCTGTTCATTGATGAGATCAACATCCTCAAACTGGAATCCCAGCAGTCACTCCTGACGGCCCTTCAGGAGAAGGAGTTCTCCATAGTGGGCCAGAGCGAGCGCAGCTCTGGGGCCATGGTCAGGACGGAGCCGGTTCCCTGCGACTTCGTGCTCGTCGCGGCCGGGAACCTGGACGCGGTCGAGGGGATGCACCCGGCCCTCCGCTCACGAATAAGGGGCTACGGGTACGAGATATACATGAAGAACTCGATGGAGGACACCCACGAGAACCGCGAGAAGCTCGTGCGCTTCATTGCGCAGGAGGTGGCGAAAGACAAAAAGATTCCCCACTTCGACAAGAGCGCTGTCACCGTGGTTCTCCACGAGGCCCAGAGGAGGGCCGGGACGAGGGGGCACCTGACGCTGAGGCTTAGGGAGCTCGGGGGCCTAGTCAGGGTCGCGGGCGACATCGCCCGTGAGAGGAAGGCGCCTCTAGTGACGGCGGAGCACGTGCTCGCGGCGAAGAGAATCGCCCGGACGCTGGAGCAGCAGGTCGCAGACCAGCTCGTCGAGAAGAAGAAGGAGTACAAGAACTACCTGACCGAAGGGGCCGAGATAGGCAGGGTCAACGGTCTGGGGGTTCTGGGCGGAGAGAGCGGCGTGTCGGAGCACGCGGGCGTGGTCCTGCCAATCGTGGCCGAGATGACGCCCGCGAGGTCTAGGTCGCAGGGCGAGATAATCGCCACTGGCAAGCTCGGTGAGATCGCGAAGGAGGCCGTACAGAACGTCTCAGCAATAATCAAGAAGTACACGGGCGAGGACATCAGCAACCACGACGTCCACATCCAATTCATCGGGACATATGAGGGAGTGGAGGGTGACTCCGCGTCCATATCGGTCGCGACCGCGGTCATTTCGGCGATGGAGGAGGTCCCGGTCAGCCAAAACGTCGCGATGACGGGCTCGCTGAGCGTTCGCGGCCAGGTCCTGCCGGTCGGGGCGATAACGGCCAAGTGCGAGGCCGCGGCCGAGGCCGGGATGAAGAGGGTCCTGATTCCCGCAGCCAACGCACGAGACGTGCTGCTGGAGGACAAGTACAAGGACAAAATCGAGGTGGTGCTGGTCGAGGACATAATCGATGTTCTTAAGAACGCGCTGGCCCCGGGCCCGAAGAGGGACAGACTCATCGAGAAGCTGAGCGCGATAACTCCCAAGCCCTCGACGAGTCCTACGAAGCCACCGACCGGGCTGCCCGCGCCGCAGGGGTGA
- a CDS encoding CBS domain-containing protein, translated as MGKVAKPFSVNELRARELMTRQVVTASPGEPLSELLGKMKKADVYELPVVERGNLLGMVSYDVLIKRRQFPLSSEAKSVMVSAPSVPEDASAATIAEALLSSDMRAVPVVRRSRVVGIVSRSDLIRGLLGADELSSVKVEDVMSPSPVVVRERDSLERARQGMKSLDVRSVPVVDDQGRLVGVVGARDIVQVMEDQREGRHARSPGERVPLEIAVGSVMSSPAIAISPEATLAEAAKLMVERDVSTVVVTRDDRPVGVLTQSDILELLTSLKEKEGLYVNITGLEDEDPDTYDMLYSIIERAMKRVASLCSPRVLTMHIARHHTRGDVYKHSLRVRLSTRKGIYRAYTYAWDLFAATDDAMKKLEKQIRRARELDKEKPRGRKF; from the coding sequence GTGGGGAAAGTGGCCAAGCCGTTCAGCGTCAACGAGCTGAGAGCGCGCGAGCTGATGACCAGACAGGTCGTGACGGCATCGCCCGGGGAGCCGCTCTCGGAGCTCCTGGGAAAAATGAAGAAGGCCGACGTCTACGAGCTCCCTGTCGTGGAGAGGGGGAATCTTCTGGGAATGGTGAGCTATGACGTCCTAATAAAGAGGCGCCAGTTCCCCCTCTCATCGGAGGCGAAGAGCGTAATGGTCTCAGCACCATCGGTCCCTGAGGACGCCAGCGCAGCCACGATAGCGGAGGCTCTGCTCTCCAGCGATATGCGAGCGGTCCCGGTGGTCCGCCGCTCCCGAGTCGTGGGTATCGTGTCGAGGTCGGACCTGATTCGGGGCCTGCTCGGCGCCGACGAGCTCTCCTCGGTCAAGGTGGAGGATGTGATGAGCCCCTCCCCAGTTGTGGTCAGGGAGCGCGACAGCCTAGAGCGCGCGCGCCAGGGAATGAAGTCGCTGGACGTGAGGAGTGTCCCCGTAGTGGACGACCAGGGCAGGCTCGTCGGCGTAGTGGGGGCGAGGGACATAGTGCAGGTCATGGAGGACCAGAGGGAGGGGAGGCACGCCCGCTCCCCGGGCGAGCGCGTCCCCCTCGAAATCGCAGTGGGGAGCGTGATGAGCTCGCCGGCCATCGCGATCTCACCGGAGGCGACCCTCGCAGAGGCCGCGAAGCTGATGGTCGAGAGGGACGTTTCCACCGTGGTGGTGACGAGGGACGACAGGCCCGTCGGCGTGCTAACCCAGTCCGACATTCTCGAACTCCTGACCTCTCTCAAGGAGAAGGAGGGACTCTACGTGAACATTACAGGCCTCGAGGACGAGGACCCGGACACCTACGACATGCTGTATTCCATTATCGAGAGGGCCATGAAGCGCGTGGCGAGCCTCTGCTCCCCGAGGGTCCTGACGATGCACATCGCCCGCCACCACACGCGGGGGGACGTATACAAGCACTCCCTCCGCGTCCGGCTCTCGACGAGGAAGGGAATCTACAGGGCCTATACCTACGCTTGGGACCTGTTCGCCGCAACGGACGACGCAATGAAGAAGCTAGAGAAGCAGATAAGGAGGGCGCGCGAGCTGGACAAGGAGAAGCCCAGGGGGAGAAAATTCTAG
- the coaT gene encoding choice-of-anchor T family protein — MRGARLGESPSQRPLRAAVFIAFLGICLGQFPFSSAQGLVPELTLTLEKTDLEAESPGSASVQGWLHLDGLPFIPYRVNMSAECSGWSAVCEPATLIFTGSGNQSFNVTVSIPAGEEGGETQQLNVTATVTAAGIPASNATAYAIVTVRQVFGVDLSSEVSNLETTAGSPVNWPFRLTNTGNGRDSYSVSVVDLQSYTSTGWALRFNRTIVSIDNGSQADISLNITPPASHPGGVVELCVRAYSRNANLNNRTVEDFLSLYLTVQKRPAGGGGGKPPQEPRKVPGYGAAPLLALLFIAAYAGRLRRDANRRKGGG, encoded by the coding sequence GTGCGAGGGGCGCGGCTAGGCGAGTCACCGTCCCAGCGACCTCTTCGGGCCGCAGTCTTCATCGCCTTTTTGGGAATTTGTTTGGGCCAGTTCCCCTTCTCGAGTGCCCAAGGACTCGTGCCAGAGCTCACGCTCACGCTGGAGAAGACCGACCTCGAGGCCGAATCGCCCGGGAGCGCCTCCGTTCAGGGATGGCTCCATCTCGATGGGCTTCCGTTCATTCCGTACAGGGTGAACATGAGCGCAGAGTGCTCTGGCTGGAGCGCAGTCTGCGAGCCCGCCACTCTAATATTCACCGGCTCGGGGAACCAGAGCTTCAACGTCACTGTCTCCATACCAGCGGGCGAAGAGGGCGGGGAGACCCAGCAGCTAAACGTTACCGCTACCGTCACCGCCGCAGGAATTCCGGCGAGCAACGCAACCGCCTACGCAATTGTTACCGTGAGGCAGGTCTTCGGGGTCGACCTGAGCTCGGAGGTCTCGAACCTCGAGACTACCGCCGGGAGTCCAGTGAACTGGCCATTCCGGCTGACCAATACTGGGAACGGGCGCGATTCCTATTCGGTCTCGGTCGTGGACCTCCAGAGCTACACGAGCACCGGCTGGGCACTCAGGTTCAACAGGACGATAGTCTCTATTGACAACGGGAGCCAGGCAGACATCAGCCTGAACATAACCCCACCGGCGAGCCACCCAGGAGGAGTGGTGGAGCTTTGCGTCCGGGCCTACTCGAGGAACGCCAACCTCAACAACAGGACCGTCGAGGATTTTCTCTCCCTCTACCTGACTGTCCAAAAGCGCCCGGCTGGGGGCGGCGGGGGAAAGCCGCCGCAGGAGCCCCGGAAGGTCCCGGGCTATGGCGCCGCTCCCCTGCTGGCGCTGCTGTTTATCGCCGCGTACGCGGGCCGCCTCAGGCGCGATGCTAACCGAAGGAAAGGGGGCGGCTGA
- a CDS encoding histone deacetylase — protein sequence MTLVHHPRYHAHRQTVGHPECPERLDAIVARLKREGLWNDVLKPEPVDPALLRKVHTPEYIESIRDFGEGYMDPDTYVRPETYEIALLAAGGAVLAARTALERGTPSFALVRPPGHHAGSYHGGGFCYFNNAAIATEAALEKVRRVAIVDIDLHHGNGSSDIFYKRDDVLYISTHQGGIYPGTGIPEELGEGRGMGYNLNIPLPGGSGDATYNLALRRIIKPVLQSYRPELILVSLGGDAHYMDPLGGMALTSPGYVAISEELLALASSLCGGAIAFTLEGGYHTGALAELVAGIVASFDGKKVQYEFDRSSDETGTGAYAVARAAAAMRRHWPSIEG from the coding sequence ATGACGCTCGTACACCACCCAAGATACCACGCCCACAGGCAGACCGTCGGCCATCCGGAGTGCCCGGAGAGGCTCGATGCGATCGTCGCGCGCCTCAAAAGAGAGGGTCTATGGAATGACGTCCTCAAACCGGAGCCCGTGGACCCCGCGCTGCTCAGAAAGGTCCACACGCCGGAGTACATCGAGAGCATCCGGGACTTTGGGGAGGGCTATATGGACCCCGACACCTATGTCCGGCCCGAGACCTACGAAATCGCCCTGCTGGCGGCAGGGGGTGCAGTCCTCGCCGCCCGGACCGCTCTCGAGAGGGGCACCCCGAGCTTTGCGCTCGTCAGGCCCCCGGGACATCACGCCGGGAGCTACCACGGTGGGGGCTTTTGCTACTTCAACAACGCCGCGATAGCGACCGAGGCCGCGCTCGAGAAGGTCCGGAGGGTCGCCATCGTCGACATCGACCTACACCATGGGAACGGCTCGAGCGACATTTTCTACAAAAGGGACGACGTGCTCTACATCTCGACCCACCAGGGCGGAATCTACCCCGGCACCGGCATCCCGGAGGAGCTGGGCGAGGGAAGGGGCATGGGCTACAACCTGAACATCCCGCTACCAGGTGGCAGCGGAGACGCCACCTACAACTTGGCCCTGAGGCGAATAATAAAACCAGTGCTCCAGAGCTACCGCCCGGAGCTGATACTGGTGTCGCTCGGCGGCGACGCCCACTACATGGACCCGCTCGGGGGAATGGCGCTGACCTCGCCTGGGTACGTGGCCATTTCCGAGGAGCTCCTCGCGCTCGCCAGCTCCCTTTGCGGCGGCGCAATCGCCTTCACGCTTGAGGGCGGCTACCACACCGGCGCGCTGGCGGAGCTCGTGGCTGGTATCGTTGCCTCCTTCGATGGAAAGAAAGTCCAGTACGAGTTCGACCGCTCCTCGGACGAGACTGGCACGGGGGCCTACGCCGTTGCTCGAGCTGCCGCGGCGATGAGGAGGCACTGGCCATCGATAGAAGGCTAG
- a CDS encoding 4Fe-4S binding protein: protein MRRELRSYKDLPPGPITFETTRGFFKTGSWRTFRPVVELAKCKKCWICWKFCPDVSVRIREDGKGVEFDYDHCKGCGICANECPAGAIQMVPEE from the coding sequence GTGAGACGGGAGCTCAGGAGCTACAAGGACCTTCCTCCCGGGCCGATCACTTTCGAGACCACGCGGGGCTTTTTCAAGACAGGCTCGTGGAGGACCTTCAGACCCGTTGTCGAGCTTGCGAAGTGCAAGAAATGCTGGATATGCTGGAAGTTCTGCCCCGACGTCAGCGTCCGAATTCGTGAGGACGGAAAGGGAGTGGAGTTCGACTACGACCACTGCAAGGGCTGCGGGATATGCGCGAATGAGTGCCCGGCGGGGGCGATTCAGATGGTCCCCGAGGAGTGA
- a CDS encoding nicotinamide-nucleotide adenylyltransferase has protein sequence MRRNSVARRGERGADGTGTGRALFVGRFQPIHLGHIRLLRSLKSRFGSFIIGIGSAQYSHTLENPFTAGERVEMVAESLRNEGFADFYVIPIDDINEHGRWVAHVESLVPRFETAVTNNPLTARLFKERGYEVVGTRLYDRRRYSGTVIRRRMLQGRRWRHLVPAPAARVIDRIHGVERIRELAGSDE, from the coding sequence ATGAGGCGGAATTCCGTGGCGAGGAGGGGCGAGCGAGGAGCTGACGGCACCGGGACGGGCAGGGCACTCTTCGTCGGCCGCTTCCAGCCGATTCACCTGGGGCACATCAGGCTTCTGCGCTCCCTCAAATCGCGCTTTGGCTCGTTCATCATCGGCATCGGGAGCGCCCAGTACAGCCACACCCTCGAGAACCCATTCACCGCGGGCGAGCGCGTCGAGATGGTGGCGGAGTCGCTGAGGAACGAGGGCTTCGCCGATTTTTACGTTATTCCAATAGACGACATAAACGAGCATGGCCGCTGGGTGGCGCACGTGGAGAGCCTAGTCCCGCGTTTCGAAACGGCCGTGACCAACAACCCCCTGACCGCGCGTCTATTCAAGGAGAGGGGCTACGAGGTCGTCGGGACCCGCCTCTACGACCGGAGGAGGTACTCCGGAACGGTGATAAGAAGACGAATGTTGCAGGGCCGGCGCTGGAGGCACCTAGTGCCCGCGCCCGCAGCACGCGTAATCGACAGAATTCATGGTGTCGAAAGAATTCGGGAGCTCGCCGGGAGTGATGAGTAG
- the uppS gene encoding polyprenyl diphosphate synthase, giving the protein MGRRWGMAEISKAISDIAYQAYENALFKEVKAGPIPRHVAIIMDGNRRFAMEMGLDPVSGHIAGREKLEELVGWCLDVGIRILTVYAFSTENLKRNPEEVKALMDLFEMNFRKAGDDERAHKYKIRVRAIGQISLLPERVQKAIRYAEERTKDYDQYFFNIAVAYGGREEIIHAIQKIAREVAEGRVKPEEIDEKMVSSHLYTYDLPDPDLILRTSGEERISNFLLWQLAYSELYFTDVYWPGLRKVDFLRAIRAYQSRHRRFGR; this is encoded by the coding sequence ATGGGGCGGAGATGGGGGATGGCTGAGATATCGAAAGCCATCAGCGACATCGCTTACCAAGCCTACGAAAATGCCCTCTTTAAAGAGGTTAAGGCGGGGCCGATTCCGAGGCATGTCGCGATAATAATGGACGGGAACAGGAGGTTCGCGATGGAGATGGGCCTCGACCCGGTCTCTGGCCACATCGCCGGAAGAGAGAAGCTCGAGGAGCTGGTGGGCTGGTGCCTCGACGTCGGCATCCGAATTCTCACGGTCTATGCATTCTCCACCGAGAACCTAAAGCGCAACCCGGAGGAGGTCAAGGCGCTCATGGATCTTTTCGAGATGAACTTCAGGAAGGCCGGTGACGACGAAAGGGCCCACAAGTACAAGATCAGGGTTAGGGCGATAGGGCAGATATCCCTGCTTCCGGAGAGGGTACAGAAGGCGATTCGCTACGCGGAGGAGAGAACCAAGGACTACGACCAGTACTTCTTCAACATCGCCGTCGCCTACGGAGGCAGGGAGGAGATCATCCACGCCATTCAAAAAATCGCTCGGGAGGTTGCGGAGGGCAGGGTGAAGCCGGAGGAGATAGACGAGAAAATGGTCTCGTCGCACCTCTACACCTACGACCTCCCCGACCCGGACCTGATTCTCAGGACTTCCGGCGAAGAGAGGATATCGAACTTCCTTCTCTGGCAGCTCGCCTACTCGGAACTCTACTTTACGGATGTATACTGGCCCGGCCTGAGGAAGGTTGATTTTCTCAGAGCCATACGTGCCTACCAGAGCAGGCATAGGCGCTTCGGGAGATGA
- a CDS encoding 2-oxoacid:acceptor oxidoreductase family protein — MLEIRFHGRGGQGAVVASTILATALFEEGKNVQAFPYFGVERRGAPVTAFLRVDDKPIRIRSEITDPDAVVVLDTFLMKYVNVIQGLKPQGKILINSPKPPSAFRDGIKQTVATVDATGIALKHRLGSRTSPIVNTAILGGMVRFLGIVRMDSVVKAIKATVPLKPEENAAAALEASERTVVE, encoded by the coding sequence GTGCTGGAGATTCGGTTCCATGGAAGGGGCGGGCAGGGAGCGGTGGTGGCGTCCACAATTCTAGCGACTGCTCTGTTCGAGGAGGGAAAGAACGTTCAGGCATTCCCCTACTTCGGCGTCGAGAGGAGGGGCGCGCCCGTCACCGCCTTCCTCAGGGTGGACGATAAGCCGATTCGAATTCGCTCCGAGATAACTGATCCAGACGCAGTGGTGGTTCTGGATACTTTCCTGATGAAGTATGTCAATGTGATTCAGGGCCTGAAGCCCCAGGGAAAGATACTAATCAACTCTCCGAAACCCCCTTCCGCGTTCAGGGACGGCATAAAGCAGACCGTTGCCACTGTGGACGCCACCGGGATTGCGCTGAAGCACAGGCTGGGCAGCCGGACATCACCAATAGTCAACACGGCGATACTGGGCGGGATGGTCAGGTTCCTAGGCATCGTTCGCATGGACTCGGTCGTCAAGGCCATAAAGGCCACGGTGCCCCTGAAGCCGGAGGAGAACGCGGCCGCGGCCCTCGAGGCGAGCGAGAGGACGGTGGTCGAGTGA
- a CDS encoding DJ-1/PfpI family protein, with amino-acid sequence MAAAGKKVLMVIAPKDFRDEELLETRRELESAGARVTLASTTLSEVRAMFGARAKPDILLKDAKAKDYDAVVFVGGSGSQVYFGDPVAHSLARDAASAGKVVAAICIAPSILAKAGLLKGKKATVWDDKGASGPFSANIKNGGGVLVAQDVVRDGNIITANGPQAAQKFGRTIVEALS; translated from the coding sequence ATGGCTGCAGCCGGAAAGAAAGTGTTGATGGTTATAGCTCCGAAGGACTTCAGGGACGAGGAGCTCCTCGAGACGCGCAGGGAACTGGAGAGCGCTGGGGCGAGGGTCACGCTCGCGAGCACCACACTCTCCGAGGTCAGGGCGATGTTCGGGGCACGCGCAAAGCCGGACATTCTCCTGAAGGACGCGAAGGCGAAGGACTACGACGCCGTGGTCTTCGTCGGTGGCAGTGGCTCTCAGGTATACTTCGGCGACCCCGTGGCACACTCCCTAGCGAGGGACGCGGCCTCGGCTGGAAAGGTCGTGGCCGCGATATGCATAGCGCCCTCGATACTAGCGAAGGCTGGGCTGCTGAAGGGAAAGAAGGCGACTGTTTGGGACGACAAAGGCGCCTCGGGCCCCTTCTCCGCCAATATCAAGAACGGCGGGGGCGTCCTTGTGGCCCAGGACGTCGTGCGCGACGGGAACATCATCACCGCCAACGGGCCCCAGGCGGCTCAGAAGTTCGGGAGGACCATTGTTGAGGCTCTCAGCTAG
- a CDS encoding ATPase domain-containing protein: MQTEGEVERIPTHIKGLDERMEGGIPVGHIVLLCGRAGSMKSTLAFSIVYNAAKSMGKRSLYISLEQRSESLLRQMRKFGMDISGMNELVIMDLGRLRGAKELSISPQQQDWMPAILRGITAYKNNFGCELVVIDSLDALYTLSSMENPRVKLYHFVEGLRDLGVTVFLVSEIRESETRFGQFGVESFLSDGIIHIDLTREGKNVGRWIGIAKMRETNHVQGYFPLIVDRTGFRIVTK, encoded by the coding sequence ATGCAAACCGAGGGTGAGGTGGAGCGAATTCCAACGCACATCAAGGGCCTCGACGAGCGCATGGAAGGCGGAATTCCGGTGGGGCACATAGTGCTCCTTTGCGGACGCGCGGGGAGCATGAAATCCACCCTCGCCTTCAGCATAGTATATAACGCGGCCAAATCGATGGGGAAGCGCTCTCTCTACATCTCTCTGGAGCAGAGGTCCGAGAGCCTGCTTCGACAGATGAGGAAATTCGGGATGGACATCTCAGGCATGAACGAGCTGGTGATCATGGACCTGGGGAGGCTCAGGGGGGCCAAGGAGCTTTCAATATCGCCCCAGCAGCAGGACTGGATGCCTGCGATTCTGAGGGGAATTACCGCCTATAAGAACAACTTTGGCTGCGAGCTCGTTGTCATCGACTCCCTGGACGCCCTCTACACCCTTTCGTCGATGGAGAACCCGCGCGTGAAGCTCTACCATTTTGTCGAAGGCCTGCGGGACCTGGGTGTGACCGTGTTCCTTGTCTCTGAGATTCGCGAGAGCGAGACTCGCTTCGGCCAGTTCGGTGTGGAGTCATTCCTCTCCGATGGAATCATCCACATCGACCTGACGCGTGAGGGCAAGAACGTGGGCAGGTGGATAGGTATCGCGAAGATGAGGGAGACGAACCACGTCCAAGGCTACTTCCCGCTGATTGTGGACAGGACGGGGTTCAGAATCGTCACAAAGTGA
- a CDS encoding propionyl-CoA synthetase — protein MSGYEEAFRRSLKDPEGFWAEAAEMIHWERRWDRVLDFSNPPFYRWFVGAELNTCYNALDRHVEGGRGSQTALIYDSPVTGTVKKFTYKELLDLVSRFAGALVSLGVRKGDTVIIYMPMIPEVMVAMLACARIGAIHSVVFGGFAPRELAIRIDDAKPKLLITASCGIEGSKVIPYKPLVDTALQLARHKPERCIIVQRRQAKADLIEGRDIDFAQLMASSRPVGCVTVRSTDPLYILYTSGTTGIPKGVVRDNGGHAVALRWTMKYVYGVEPGDVYWAASDVGWVVGHSYIVYGPLLAGCTTVMYEGKPVGTPDAGAFWRVISQHGVKVLFTAPTAFRAIKREDPKGEFVKKYDLSKFRALFLAGERTDPDTYHWASALLNKPVIDHWWQTETAWAITANFVGLGLFPTKAGSANKPSPGYDVKVVDSDGKELPPNQHGIIVVKLPLPPGCFMTLWNNDRQFKESYMDPFPGYYLTGDGGYIDEEGYVFVMDRIDTVINVAGHRLSTGAMEEILAEHPDVAECAVVGAHDELKGQVPVGFVVLKAGVTRPHDEIVKELVVSVREKIGAVANFKQVAIVKRLPKTRSGKILRGTIRKIADGVEYSVPSTIDDPAILGELEEAVRTIGYGKR, from the coding sequence ATGTCGGGATACGAGGAGGCGTTCAGGAGGTCCCTGAAGGACCCGGAGGGGTTCTGGGCCGAGGCTGCTGAGATGATTCACTGGGAGAGGAGATGGGACAGGGTGCTTGACTTCTCCAATCCTCCTTTCTACAGGTGGTTCGTCGGCGCGGAGCTCAACACTTGCTACAACGCCCTCGACCGGCACGTGGAGGGGGGCAGGGGGAGCCAGACCGCGCTGATATACGACAGCCCAGTGACGGGGACTGTTAAAAAATTCACCTATAAAGAGCTTCTCGACCTAGTCAGCAGGTTCGCGGGCGCGTTGGTCTCCCTCGGGGTCAGGAAGGGAGACACTGTCATCATCTACATGCCCATGATTCCCGAGGTAATGGTGGCGATGCTCGCCTGCGCCAGAATAGGCGCCATCCACTCCGTGGTCTTCGGGGGCTTCGCGCCCCGCGAGCTCGCCATAAGAATCGACGATGCAAAACCGAAACTCCTGATCACCGCCTCCTGCGGCATCGAGGGCTCAAAGGTCATCCCCTACAAGCCGCTGGTCGACACCGCCCTCCAGCTCGCGAGGCACAAACCCGAGCGCTGCATCATCGTCCAGAGGAGGCAGGCGAAGGCGGACCTGATTGAAGGTAGGGACATCGACTTCGCCCAGTTAATGGCGAGCTCAAGACCTGTGGGCTGCGTCACCGTGCGCTCCACGGACCCCCTGTACATCCTCTACACGTCCGGCACAACTGGAATTCCGAAGGGCGTGGTCAGGGACAACGGCGGCCACGCGGTTGCGCTGCGCTGGACGATGAAGTATGTGTATGGCGTCGAGCCGGGCGATGTCTACTGGGCGGCCTCAGACGTCGGCTGGGTCGTGGGCCACTCGTACATCGTCTACGGGCCCCTCCTCGCGGGCTGCACAACGGTCATGTACGAGGGGAAGCCCGTTGGAACCCCGGACGCGGGAGCTTTCTGGAGGGTGATATCGCAGCACGGGGTCAAAGTTCTGTTCACAGCCCCGACCGCCTTCAGGGCGATAAAGAGGGAGGACCCGAAAGGCGAGTTCGTTAAGAAGTACGACCTCTCAAAATTCAGGGCGCTGTTCCTCGCAGGCGAGAGGACCGACCCCGACACATACCACTGGGCCTCCGCCCTTTTGAATAAACCGGTCATCGACCACTGGTGGCAGACCGAGACTGCGTGGGCCATCACCGCGAACTTCGTCGGCCTAGGCCTCTTCCCGACCAAGGCCGGCTCGGCAAACAAGCCCTCCCCTGGTTACGACGTAAAGGTGGTCGACTCGGACGGAAAGGAGCTGCCGCCGAACCAGCACGGAATCATCGTCGTTAAGCTCCCCCTCCCGCCCGGCTGCTTCATGACGCTGTGGAACAACGACAGGCAGTTCAAAGAGTCGTACATGGACCCCTTCCCCGGTTACTACCTGACCGGCGACGGCGGGTACATCGACGAGGAGGGCTATGTATTCGTTATGGACAGGATAGACACCGTCATCAACGTCGCGGGCCACAGGCTCTCCACGGGAGCGATGGAGGAGATTCTCGCCGAGCACCCAGACGTGGCCGAGTGCGCGGTGGTCGGGGCCCACGACGAGCTCAAGGGACAGGTGCCGGTCGGGTTCGTGGTGCTCAAGGCGGGCGTGACGAGACCACACGACGAAATCGTTAAAGAGCTCGTGGTGAGCGTGAGGGAGAAGATCGGTGCAGTGGCGAATTTCAAGCAGGTTGCGATCGTGAAGCGCCTGCCGAAGACGCGCTCCGGCAAGATACTCAGGGGCACGATACGCAAGATAGCGGACGGCGTGGAGTACAGCGTGCCGTCGACAATCGACGACCCGGCGATACTGGGAGAGCTCGAGGAGGCTGTCAGGACCATAGGCTACGGGAAGAGGTAG